Sequence from the Argentina anserina chromosome 7, drPotAnse1.1, whole genome shotgun sequence genome:
TTCAGTATTGCCATATGTAGGATTTTTTAAATCCTTGTTTTATTATTCTTCTAGTCTTAGTTAACCATAATTTGTTTGGGCAAGGTTAATGAATTGTTGAAccgtttatttcatattttattGGCATATGTTTCCTGCTTAGTGTGAATGTTATTCCAGGGATTGTGACATATTCATCCACCCTGCAATGTATTACAGTTGATGATTGATCTTTAGTCGGGGGTGATGCTACTAAACAAAGGAGGTAGATTCTTTGCCTTCTCACTTTCTTTCAAATAAGTTCTATATCAATAAAGGTTCCACACTTTGGAAAAAGAACATCTTTGATTCATTGGATAGGATAATACATAAGGAAGGAATATCACGTCACAATTTGCTTAGAGTTAAGACTTGTACATTACTCACTACTAGTACTCTCTTTAAGAGCTTGGAAAACCCTGTTAACTTTTGTAGAAGATTTGAGCCCTCCTGTTGTAGTCGTTTGGTTCTTTGCCTTCATCTTCACCCATGATTGCTTCCCTTTCCAAACACTCCAACACCTTCACGGCTCCTCCGCTGCCCTCTCCACACTTGTTACTCAGCTTTTCCACTCCCAACCACTCTGCTCCATCTCGGCCACCAATTCGGTTTCTATCTCGTTCCCTAGCTCTGTTGAACAACCCTTGTTTGCGCATCCTACTACAACTGTTCTTTTAGGGTCACACACTTCTTGCTGCCTTAAGCTCGATGCCGTAGTTCTCAATCCCCAACATGTTCCCAATACATTCCGACAAGGGCTGAAGATTTGGCATGGTAGAGATGAAGGGTGTTTGGTTATGCGGAAAGGGTCAGAAGAGCACAAGTATCGCACGTTCTTGTGACACACAGAAACTTCCATGGTTATGGTTTGTGTTAAACTGGTGGATGCATTATCATCTATACATCAGGTTTGCATGATGAAGAGTTTGAAGGCGACATTGTCCTCGGTGCTTCACGTGTCCATGTATAACACGTGAGAGTGGAGGAAGGCACGTGTAGGATCATCGGCCAACGTAGGTAGGTACGAGTCTCTAAACTAGGTTGGCACGTCGCCACCAGTTCATGCTTTGTCATAGTTGATTATTCTTTTAGTCCATCCACAGTTTCCTGGTTTAGCTTGAATGAGAATGTCAGTATGAACAGAGAAAGGGACCGATATTATCTGGTCTCATAATCTCATCGACAATGATATTAAGGAAATTCATGAAGAATGAACCTGTTGGCTGTTGCCATGGAGATGTATGTAGCGAAAGAACAATAATCAGAACACGTAGCCAAACCACTGCCGGCCCGGTCTAAAAAAGCATAATGAACCGGGATTCTGGATGTGGCCGTACCCTAACCTCAGCTGATGAGAATGGCGATATCGGTTTCCAGCTTCAGCAGAACTTAACCTTAATGAGGACCTCATCAAGGAGGCATACATCTTGTTTTTATGTCCTTGTTTATCATCATTTTCCTGCCAATTTCTTTATTGTATCCGTTGTTTTAATGTGTCTATACTTTGGTAGTTTGGTTAGCTCGCCTTCGGTGTATGGCTCTTTGTTATAAGCTGAACCCGTATAGATAAGAACAATTTCTGCATTGCTCCTCCAGTGAAATCTTTTAAAACAACTTGCTTTGTGCATCTATAAATAAGTTtggttgttttcttttttgtgcTCTGCATGGCTTTCTTTCTCCTTGCTGCGAGATTTCCTTATTCGATCTAGTTTTGTTTTGAAGAACTAGATAGATGAGTAAAAAGTGGGGATGAAAAATCAATCAGTAAAGATGTGAGATTGTGGACACATAAGAATTGTTTGCTTAAGCTTATGCTTAGATTCTAAAGGTGTCCATTCTAGTGATTCTACTTATAAATATGAAAAGTTAGACACTGTCTCCATTCCCCTATATTTTAATGACCGTGAAGTGGCCTTGTTATGACTTGCCTGACTCTGATGTAGTGTACATTTGATCATGAACAACCATTCAATCCCCTTCTCACACTTGCTCTCTGATCTTGTGTAGATGGCTGCTGCTTCATCTCTCTCATCTGGTGGCCACTGGAACTATGATGTGTTCCTCAGTTTTAGAGGTCAGGACACACGAAAAATCTTTGTAGGTCATCTCCACAAAGCTCTTGATCTGAAAGGAATCAACGCATTCATAGACTCTGAAGATCTCTGCATAGGCAACGACCTGTCAGAGTTGTTCAGGACTATTGAAGACTCTAGGCTCTCTATCATTGTTTTCTCCCAAAACTATGCTTCTTCCACATGGTGCTTGAAAGAACTGGTTAAAATACTTGAATGCGCGGCAACGAAGAAGCAGTCCGGTTGTACCCATTTTCTATGAAGTAGATCCATCTGATATCCGCAGACTGAAGGGGAGCTTTGCCGAGGCTTTTACTAAACATGAGCAGAATTCTAATGCTAACATCAAAGAGGTGAATAGGTGGAAGAGTGCTCTAACTGAAGTGAGCAATCTATCCGGCTGGGATTCACGCCATTACAGGTAATGCTTCTTCACACTCTtctctaatttgttttttattttttaagttttttattGACACTTTTTAGTTTATAACTAATTTTTGGGATATATGTTCAAGCTTTGATTATGACTAGATGGAAGAAAAAACTTGAATGGAAAAGCTGTGAACATAAAGCCATCTAAACTTTCATTATTTATCAATGAGCAGACTGATTTATTACTTCATCCATCTGCAAGTCCATAGTAATTTGTATTTTGCTACAATTGGAGTATGCTGAAACGATCTGTCGGTTTACTTCACCTCAGCCTGACTTTAATCAGTTTGAAGTATTCTTAACTATTCTTCAGCTACCATATTCATTTTTTCCCCTAATTTTACGTACACGAGTGAGTAGTGACTAGTCAATTTATAGGTGCACACGAATGGCTTGATAAGTTGACGACAATAagaaattagatatatataagcaaatgaaagatgaagtAACACTATAGGATTGGTCTTTTCACATTAAGTTAATGACACCAAACAGATTCATATGTGTTAACAGTAATGATACTGGGCCTCGCTCTTCCTCTTTTCAATATAATTGTTCAATTATGGCAGGGATGATGCTAAGTTTATCGAAACAATTGTAGAAGATATTTCTGAAAAATTGGTCCACATCTCCTCCAATAAAGTCAATGACTTGGTTGGAATGAATTCCCACATCGAGAAAATGTGTGAACTATTATGTCTAGGTGAGGATGGTGTTCGTATTGTTGGCGTTTATGGAATGCCTGGTATAGGAAAAACAACCATTGCTAGAGCTATTTATGACGAAATTGGTGCTCAATTTGAACACTTTTGCTTTCTTGAAAAAATCAAGGATGGTTTCAAGAATAGTGGTGCAATACACATGCAGGAAGAAATTCTATCTAGAATCTTTGAGAAAAGAGTGCGCTGTCGAGGCAGTTTGAGTAAAGGATCCAAGATGATTATGGAAAGATTGAGTATGAAAAAAGTTCTGCTTGTTCTTGATGATGTAGAAAACTTTGCACAAATTGAAGCATTACTTGGAAAACAGTATTCATTTGGTGGTGGAAGTGTAATCATTGTAACCACTAGAGATATGCAGTCACTTAGTGGAGTCCATGCGAGATATAGTCCCAAGTTTCTAAGTGATGAAGAAGCTCTTGAGCTCTTCAAGCAGTATGCCTTCAGAACAAAACAATCTAcaagagagtatgatgctctcTCAAGGCATGCTGTAGAGTATGCTCAAGGTCTGCCGCTAGCACTCAAAATTTTGGGAGCTTTTCTAGATAACAAAAGTATACATGAGTGGGAAGATGAGCTAGAGAAAATAAAGGAAATTCCACACAGAAATTCTGGGAGTGCTTAGAACAAGTTATGATGGCCTGGATCCTTCTCAAAGGACATATTCCTAGATATTGCATGCTTCTTTAGAGGAATGGACAGATGCTATGTAATCAAAATCATGGAAAGTTGTGGCTTCTATTCCCATACTGGATTGCGGGTGCTAATTGATAGAGCTCTTGTAACTGTCTCAGATGACAATAGACTGGAAATGCATGATTCGATAAAGGATATGGGTTGGGAGATTGTCCGCCAACAATCTATTAAAGATCCTGGGAAGCGCAGTAGGTTGTGGATTTATGAAGATGTTGCTCATGTTTTAACTCAAAATATGGTGAGACATACATATGTGACCTCTAGCTTTATCTGAAGTTTACAGCTACTTCATGTACTTAAATTTCATTGTTGTCTTTCCAGGCTGCAGATACAGTTGAAGGCATAATGCTAGACTCGTCAAAGTCAAAAGACGTCTACATAGATGCTGAAGCTTTTGTTAGAATGACGAAACTTAGACATCTCAGAATTGGTTATAGCCACTCCATAGACTTGAATGCAAAAGAATTCCAATCGAAGCACCAATTAAGAGGTGAGTGTAAACAACATGTGCGTGGGGATGTAAAATTTCTTTCTAATGACTTGAGGTATCTCATGTGGTATGGATTCCCCCTGAAGTCTTTGTCAGCCTATTTTCTCCCTAAGAGCCTGGTTGACCTTGACATGCATTGTAGCCATATTGAAGAACTTTGGAAGGAAGTCAAGGTACAATaattattttcatatatttacAATGGTAGTTAAAATTTCAGATCATGTAAATGATCTTTATTGAATAAGTTTCTGGTTGTTCTAACATGCAGCCTTTCAAAaagttgaaattcatcattttGAGTTATTCTCATTACCTTACCACAACTCCAGACTTCACTGAGGCAACAAACGTGGAAACTCTAATTCTTGAAGGTTGTTCCAGTTTATTTAATGTTAACCCATCCATTTCAGCACTTAAAAAACTTGTATTCTTGTGCCTAAGAGGATGCAAAGAACTAAGGAGTCTTCCAAGCAGCATTTGTTTGAAGTCTCTAAAAACTCTTGATCTTTCTGGCTGCTCAAGTCTTGTAAAGTTCCCAGAGATTTCAGGAACTATGGAGGACCTATCAGAAATTTATCTGAATGAGACTGCTATTGAAGAACTGCCCTCATCAATTGAACTAGGTCAAGGGCTTGTGTTATTAGTTATTACATTTGAGAAACTGTAAAAGCCTCTGCCAGCTTCCAGACAACATATGTAATTTGGTATATCTTAAGGATCTCACTCTCTCTGGATGCTCAAAGCTTTATTATTTGCCTGAGAACTTGGGGAATTTAAAATCCTTGGTGTGCCTTGAAGTACAAGGAAGTGGTATTCGAGAACTCCCAGTTTCTATCTTTTGCTTGAAAAGGGTGAAAACACTCATGTGGTGGATGTAATGAGATGAAAATACCCTTTTTATCATGGTCATTATTGATCAAAAAATACTGTAATTACTCAGGTATGCTACATCTTGATCTAAGTGATAGCAATCTGTGGGAACTATCAGATGGTATTGCTCAATTGTCTTCATTGAAAATCTTAGAGCTGCGTGGAACTAACTTGGAAAGCTTACCTGGGACTATGAATCAACTTTGCTGTTTGACGCGTCTTGGATTGGAAGCTTGCAAGAGATTGAAGGCAGTACCTGAGCTTCCATCGAGTATAAGTTACATAGTTGCTCATGACTGCAGCGCCTTGGAAACCGTTgcaaaaccaaatattgtgTGCTCTATGAATCTTTGTTTCACATTTTCTAATTGCCTCCAACTGGTACATACAAGTCTATTCAGAGATATTGTGGAAAGTTATTCTCATTACCAGGTACTGATCTTTCACTCAGAACAACTGATTCATATACCCGCATGAATGATAGTTGATTAACCATCATTTCTTTCTTGTCAGGGTAATTATCAACGTCCACTTTCCTTTAATATGTCTCTTCCAGGAAATGAAATTCCTGATTGGTTCAATTATCAAAGTAGGGGGTTTTTAGCAACTGTACAGCTACCGCCAAATTGGTTTGATAATAAGTTCTTGGGGTTCTGATGATGATGCAGATGCATCATCTGCTCTATGTTATTGTGGGTTAAAAGGAAATCATGGTTCTTACAGTTTCTATTTTACTTTGCTGGATTGGGGTTTCTCTACTGACAGAATCCTTGAGTCAGATCATATGTTCCTGGCCTATGTGCCTTGGTCTGAATATCGCTGCACTGAAGATGGAAAGCCGGTCATATTTTACCGAGGCCACATTTGAGGTTGTACTAGAAAGTAGAGTTGACAGACATGGTTCTGGGACAGTAGTAAATCACCACTGCGTCACAAGTTGCGGAATTCGTTTCTTTCATGGTAGTTACATGGAAGAACAAATTCTAAGCATCAGTGGTACCAAATCTCATCATGACTGCTGTGACATCGTTTCGGTCAGtaagaaaggaaaagagggGGATGCAGTGCAGTTGCAAGAGTCTCTGGCGGACTGCAGCTCTACCCGCGAGAGCAATAAGTGGCCTGGTTTGCAGTTGCAGGATCAGAGGCATTTATACAAGCGAAGGTCAATTACTAGTTTTTTCCTCACTATTATTGATCATAGATAGTGGACGCTATTTTTATATCGTTCATTGTTTGGATGTTTTGTGTTCTTGAATTGCAGAAAGATTTCGGAATCATGGAGATTTCTTTCATCTAGTACTGATGATGGTCAATCTTGGAAGAAATATGGCCAGAAGGAAATCCTCAATGCTCAATATCCAAGGTTTGTGCTTTATTCTCCAATAAATGGAAGTTGAAAGAGaatatttgttat
This genomic interval carries:
- the LOC126803784 gene encoding LOW QUALITY PROTEIN: disease resistance protein RPV1-like (The sequence of the model RefSeq protein was modified relative to this genomic sequence to represent the inferred CDS: inserted 3 bases in 2 codons; deleted 1 base in 1 codon), whose protein sequence is MAAASSLSSGGHWNYDVFLSFRGQDTRKIFVGHLHKALDLKGINAFIDSEDLCIGNDLSELFRTIEDSRLSIIVFSQNYASSTWCLKELVKILECRQRRSSPVVPIFYEVDPSDIRRLKGSFAEAFTKHEQNSNANIKEVNRWKSALTEVSNLSGWDSRHYRDDAKFIETIVEDISEKLVHISSNKVNDLVGMNSHIEKMCELLCLGEDGVRIVGVYGMPGIGKTTIARAIYDEIGAQFEHFCFLEKIKDGFKNSGAIHMQEEILSRIFEKRVRCRGSLSKGSKMIMERLSMKKVLLVLDDVENFAQIEALLGKQYSFGGGSVIIVTTRDMQSLSGVHARYSPKFLSDEEALELFKQYAFRTKQSTREYDALSRHAVEYAQGLPLALKILGAFLDNKSIHEWEDELEKIKEIPHRXILGVLRTSYDGLDXFSKDIFLDIACFFRGMDRCYVIKIMESCGFYSHTGLRVLIDRALVTVSDDNRLEMHDSIKDMGWEIVRQQSIKDPGKRSRLWIYEDVAHVLTQNMAADTVEGIMLDSSKSKDVYIDAEAFVRMTKLRHLRIGYSHSIDLNAKEFQSKHQLRGECKQHVRGDVKFLSNDLRYLMWYGFPLKSLSAYFLPKSLVDLDMHCSHIEELWKEVKPFKKLKFIILSYSHYLTTTPDFTEATNVETLILEGCSSLFNVNPSISALKKLVFLCLRGCKELRSLPSSICLKSLKTLDLSGCSSLVKFPEISGTMEDLSEIYLNETAIEELPSSIELGQGLMKIPFLSWSLLIKKYCNYSGMLHLDLSDSNLWELSDGIAQLSSLKILELRGTNLESLPGTMNQLCCLTRLGLEACKRLKAVPELPSSISYIVAHDCSALETVAKPNIVCSMNLCFTFSNCLQLVHTSLFRDIVESYSHYQGNYQRPLSFNMSLPGNEIPDWFNYQSRGFLATVQLPPNWFDNKFLGF